The sequence GGGGTAGCTTTATCGATTTTGTAATCTATGTATTGATATGAATCTATGTACTGAATACTATTGCTGTGGAAAAGAATTCGGCCTTTAAATATCGTGTCATATTCAATCATTGTATAAACTAATGCAATAGCTACGGACacataattttcaaatggtcCAACTTAATTCCATTGGCAAAAGTTTgaagttctggacccagttccacagttctgagttaaatttgtctcaagaattaaaacactgaaaaagaactaactttaactctgagttaactctaataactgtcaactgtggaactggatccttggcgaaaaaaaaatcatcagtgGTTTCCGCGAGTATTATTCTAGCGTCTATtatttattgttctatttaCAGGTGactctgctgctgctgctgctgctgctgctgtcgtCGTGGAGTTTGGTACTGTGttgatttatacatgtatgaatAGCTGTTGGAGCGAAACGGATTCAGTTAAAGAAGAGACTTGTTTATTACAACTCGATCCAGATCAACATTTGTTTAAAACGTGAGACGTGGAAATAAAAATGCCTCGATATTTTACTTGAACTTCGACTCTCTCGTTTTCTTTCACTCGATaggaatgaaaaatatcaaatacaaaacaaataacaaacaactacttaaatcattttacttacgataatgtatatataatatatagtaTGTATATAAATTTATTGTCAAAAAGACATTTGTACAAATATTATGAAGTTTGGTACATGTTTAAAATAGCATTAGAATAATTGATCAAAGGCAATAGAGTTTTCTGACAAAATATACATCGTAAATAGAATACAatatttaaaagcatttttatAAATCATAGGGAATGGACTTAGAGGAAAGGGAGATATCAGTAGTATAAAGTGCAGGTCTGGTAAAAGCTTTAGGATAAAGATAAAGCTgtgtataataataataataataataatacaatatttGATTGGCAGCGAATCAGAGATTGTCATGATTTAAACGTCTCGTCTTGTTCCGTATAAAGCTGATAAAACTCCTTGAGCGACAATATCGGGGAAACCacctgaaatatatcaaattataaacatgCCACCTCTCTTATTTACTACTAATTCATGATGTGTTCATGAAGTACTTACGCTAAAGATATATACGGGACCCTCATGAATATACAGGGCTGTACCTggcatttgaattttttgggGGCTGAGATACCCAAAAAAGGGCtgttgaatataatataacaataatatttaCAGAGACGGCACTTTTCCCAAATTTCTGGGGGCACCCGCTAAATATAGCCCTGGTTAACCTCGCCTACCGGGACTCGCAAAATTGGTCCTAGGTCGGCAAATTCCAATAAGTCAAAAaaatgatttggtttttgtctGAGCTTGTCAAAAGTCTGAGTTGACTATGTGCGAGTAAGGGATACAATGTACTTCACTAAAAACCTGTGTTTAATTTGGTACctttattatcattttgtaTATTGTGCAGTGATATATTAATGACCGGCTGGTGAGAAAGTTCCTCTTCTTCTGATTCATATTCATCTTCTAACGATCTGAGAAATAAAACACGACATCGTTCTTTACGGAATTAAATTCATCGCagtcgatgaaataaaatagaaaattcaatctcTTACTCGGTGCTATCTTCTGTCATATAAATCATCGATTCAATTCCTAGAAACATCAATAAAGATTTAGGAACTGTTCCTTTATCTACGATACCCTGAAAATAATAGCATCGATTTCACATTTTCATAAACGCACAGCTCTCAATCGTTTAACAtcgtttaaagttttttacctgtaaataattttcaaagcCTTGACGTCTTTGTTCGAGGATTTTAGGGTGATATTTGAGAACGTGTTTGGGAGGAAATTCTGGTGTTTTTATGATTTTCTTCAACTGCAAAATAAACGGCAGCGTAAACAGGAGGGTGAGGATGACAAGGCCGAGACGAAGGGGACACAACAGCTACAGTATCTGCTGTATCGTATA is a genomic window of Tubulanus polymorphus chromosome 5, tnTubPoly1.2, whole genome shotgun sequence containing:
- the LOC141905962 gene encoding sorting nexin-24-like gives rise to the protein MIRVSVPSSRRLEDSRSSYTVFRIQVYLSGRCHVIEKRYSEFEEVHKKLKKIIKTPEFPPKHVLKYHPKILEQRRQGFENYLQGIVDKGTVPKSLLMFLGIESMIYMTEDSTESLEDEYESEEEELSHQPVINISLHNIQNDNKGGFPDIVAQGVLSALYGTRRDV